A window from Nitrospira sp. ND1 encodes these proteins:
- the lpxL gene encoding LpxL/LpxP family Kdo(2)-lipid IV(A) lauroyl/palmitoleoyl acyltransferase has translation MSSTNTRKKRQRPHSSYHPLYWPTWVGLGLFRLLALFPYRWQLAFGRQCGRLLHGLLTKRRDIVRVNLAVCFPRQEPVERNQVALHCFESMGMGVLEIAMAWWAKDPRTYCECTIKGLEHIREALRQGRGVLLCGAHLHAAELAGRFMALEQPVAIVYRPQNDVVAETVANRCRSRYYSELIQHRDMRGILRALARNQVVWYAPDIDAGSKRSVFAPFFGVQAASLTATSRLAKVSGAAVVPCFYYRRADGSGYDIEVGPALEHFPSGEMVEDATRINRLIEGAVRRVPEQYFWQHRRFKSRPPGEPPIYRR, from the coding sequence ATGTCCAGTACGAACACACGAAAGAAGCGGCAGCGCCCGCATAGTTCCTACCATCCGCTGTATTGGCCGACATGGGTCGGTCTCGGATTGTTTCGCCTGCTGGCCCTGTTTCCCTACCGCTGGCAACTTGCATTCGGACGGCAATGCGGGCGTCTGCTGCATGGTTTATTGACCAAGCGGCGCGATATCGTCCGGGTGAACTTGGCCGTGTGTTTTCCCCGACAGGAACCGGTTGAGCGTAACCAGGTCGCGCTCCATTGCTTCGAGTCCATGGGAATGGGGGTGCTGGAGATCGCGATGGCCTGGTGGGCGAAGGATCCTCGCACCTATTGCGAGTGCACCATCAAGGGATTGGAGCATATCCGCGAGGCACTCCGTCAGGGACGAGGCGTGTTGCTCTGCGGCGCCCATTTGCATGCGGCGGAACTGGCCGGTCGGTTTATGGCGCTGGAGCAGCCGGTGGCGATCGTCTACCGGCCACAGAACGATGTGGTCGCCGAAACCGTCGCGAATCGATGCCGGAGCCGGTACTATTCCGAGTTGATTCAGCACCGGGATATGCGGGGGATCCTGCGAGCCTTAGCCAGGAACCAGGTGGTGTGGTATGCCCCCGATATCGATGCAGGCTCCAAGCGCAGCGTCTTTGCCCCGTTTTTCGGTGTACAGGCCGCATCCCTGACGGCCACGTCGCGGTTGGCGAAGGTCAGCGGTGCCGCGGTGGTCCCCTGCTTTTATTATCGAAGAGCGGACGGATCCGGTTATGACATTGAAGTGGGGCCGGCGCTCGAGCACTTTCCGTCCGGTGAAATGGTGGAGGATGCCACACGTATCAATCGGCTGATCGAAGGTGCGGTCCGTCGAGTTCCGGAGCAATATTTCTGGCAGCATCGCCGCTTCAAAAGCCGTCCTCCCGGTGAGCCGCCGATCTATCGACGCTAA
- a CDS encoding RNA-binding protein yields MGTKLYVGGLPYAATESQLSNLFSTHGTVESARVITDKFTGQSRGFGFVEMSTAEEAKAAITALNGSDMDGRQLTVNEAKPQEARSGGGGGGGRFGGGENRGGRSRF; encoded by the coding sequence ATGGGTACTAAATTGTATGTCGGCGGACTGCCGTATGCTGCAACTGAATCGCAACTGAGCAACTTGTTTTCCACTCACGGCACCGTTGAATCGGCGCGCGTGATCACGGACAAGTTCACCGGACAATCGCGCGGCTTCGGCTTCGTGGAAATGTCCACGGCAGAAGAAGCGAAGGCAGCCATCACGGCGTTGAACGGCTCGGACATGGATGGCCGGCAGCTCACCGTCAATGAAGCGAAGCCGCAAGAAGCTCGCTCCGGTGGCGGCGGCGGGGGTGGACGGTTCGGCGGCGGTGAAAACCGTGGCGGACGCAGCCGCTTCTAA
- a CDS encoding GspE/PulE family protein, translating to MQPKPPLPGLGDATLKSGNAENVKRISGQILAAADVDQILLDLRHEILSCFDAEDLTLFVVDSEKKEIFSKIPHLDTVQEVRTPITEQSLAGFCAKYLRPVNVGDAYSPVELSAIHPSLTHDASYDKNTGFKTKQVLTYPVVAENKYLMGVIQLLNKKSGGRFTRKDEECVAEIAKALGTAFYALRKTSKKPPSKFDYLLTNGKVSQHDLDNALAEAKKGTTDIESLLIEKYKVPKSELGKSLANFHKCPYIEYNERTIVDIELLKNLNVDYLKKNHWMPLKRDRAAIEILTDDPGDLDRVQDIKRTFPGLNIRFAVSLRRDISLFLASTTGTPEITNKMNENVSDILGELVNESQLEAQEDASSAGLDENDNAIVRLANQIIADAFRQGTSDIHIEPYGEKRDTLVRFRVDGDCFEYMKIPPSYRRAIVSRLKIMASLDIAERRKPQDGKIKFKIGENKEIELRVATIPTAGYNEDVVMRILAASEPLPVDKMGFSERNLREIKSIAEKPYGIILCVGPTGSGKTTTLHSVLGYINTPDIKIWTAEDPVEITQYGLRQVQVHSKIGFTFAAAMRAFLRADPDVIMVGEMRDKETADTGIEASLTGHLVLSTLHTNSAVETITRLLDMGCDSFSFADAMLGVLAQRLARRICKDCKEAYQPSKEEYEELRLGYGPDYWDTLGVTFDANFRLYRGKGCDTCNRTGLKGRVALHELLLGTDQMKKLIQNKAKTDEMLKAGMAEGMTTLVQDGIQKVLQGHTTYKEVKAVAIK from the coding sequence ATGCAGCCCAAACCCCCGCTGCCCGGTCTAGGCGACGCGACTCTCAAATCCGGCAACGCGGAAAACGTCAAGCGGATCAGCGGGCAAATTCTCGCCGCGGCCGATGTCGACCAGATCTTGCTGGATCTGCGCCATGAAATCTTGAGCTGTTTCGACGCGGAAGATCTCACGCTCTTTGTGGTGGACTCGGAAAAGAAAGAGATCTTCTCCAAAATTCCCCATCTCGATACCGTTCAGGAAGTCCGCACCCCGATCACCGAACAGAGTCTTGCCGGGTTCTGTGCCAAATACCTTCGCCCCGTCAATGTCGGCGACGCCTACAGTCCGGTCGAACTGAGTGCGATCCACCCCTCGCTCACCCACGATGCCTCCTACGACAAAAACACGGGCTTCAAAACCAAACAGGTGCTCACCTATCCCGTCGTCGCCGAGAACAAATATCTCATGGGTGTCATCCAGCTGCTCAACAAGAAGAGCGGCGGACGGTTCACGCGCAAAGACGAGGAATGTGTCGCCGAGATCGCCAAGGCATTAGGCACGGCCTTTTACGCACTCAGGAAGACGTCGAAAAAACCTCCCTCGAAATTCGACTATCTGCTGACCAACGGAAAAGTTTCGCAACACGATTTGGACAATGCGCTCGCGGAGGCAAAAAAGGGGACCACCGACATCGAGTCGCTGCTCATCGAAAAATATAAAGTGCCCAAATCGGAACTCGGCAAGTCGCTCGCCAATTTTCACAAATGCCCCTACATCGAATACAACGAGCGGACAATCGTCGATATCGAACTGCTCAAAAACCTCAATGTCGACTACCTCAAGAAAAATCACTGGATGCCGCTCAAGCGGGACCGCGCAGCGATTGAAATTCTGACCGACGATCCCGGCGATCTGGATCGCGTCCAGGACATCAAACGCACCTTCCCCGGCCTGAACATCCGCTTTGCGGTCAGTCTTCGTCGCGATATCTCCCTCTTCCTTGCGAGCACGACCGGGACTCCGGAGATCACCAACAAGATGAATGAGAATGTGTCCGACATTCTCGGCGAACTGGTGAACGAATCCCAACTTGAGGCTCAGGAAGACGCCTCCAGCGCAGGGCTCGACGAGAACGACAACGCCATCGTGCGCCTGGCCAATCAGATCATCGCCGACGCTTTCCGGCAAGGCACCTCCGATATTCACATCGAACCCTATGGTGAAAAGCGCGATACCCTCGTGCGGTTCCGGGTCGACGGCGACTGCTTCGAGTACATGAAAATTCCACCGAGCTATCGCCGCGCCATCGTCTCCCGGCTCAAGATCATGGCGAGTCTCGACATCGCGGAACGGCGAAAACCGCAGGACGGAAAGATCAAATTCAAGATCGGCGAGAACAAGGAAATCGAGCTGCGTGTCGCCACCATCCCAACCGCCGGCTACAACGAAGACGTGGTCATGCGTATTCTGGCTGCGAGCGAACCGCTGCCGGTGGACAAGATGGGATTTTCGGAGCGGAATCTGCGCGAAATCAAAAGTATCGCGGAAAAGCCGTATGGCATCATTCTCTGCGTGGGACCGACCGGATCAGGCAAAACCACCACGCTGCACTCGGTGCTGGGTTACATCAATACACCGGACATCAAGATCTGGACGGCGGAAGACCCCGTCGAAATCACACAATACGGACTTCGTCAGGTGCAGGTGCATTCCAAGATCGGCTTCACGTTCGCTGCCGCAATGCGCGCGTTTCTCCGGGCCGATCCGGATGTCATCATGGTCGGAGAAATGCGGGACAAAGAAACTGCGGACACGGGCATCGAGGCCTCGCTGACCGGTCACTTGGTCCTCAGCACCTTGCACACCAACAGCGCGGTGGAAACCATCACCCGCCTGCTCGACATGGGCTGCGACTCGTTCAGCTTCGCCGACGCCATGCTGGGAGTGCTCGCCCAACGTTTGGCGCGACGGATCTGCAAAGACTGCAAGGAAGCGTATCAGCCCTCGAAGGAAGAGTATGAAGAACTGCGGTTGGGATATGGCCCTGACTACTGGGACACGCTGGGCGTGACATTCGACGCCAACTTCAGGCTCTATCGAGGCAAGGGCTGCGACACCTGCAATCGGACAGGGCTGAAGGGCCGCGTGGCGCTACACGAACTGCTTCTGGGCACAGATCAAATGAAGAAGTTGATTCAAAACAAAGCGAAAACCGACGAAATGCTGAAGGCCGGCATGGCGGAGGGCATGACGACTCTGGTCCAGGACGGGATCCAGAAAGTGCTGCAAGGCCACACGACCTACAAAGAAGTCAAAGCCGTCGCCATTAAGTAA
- a CDS encoding MlaD family protein, with the protein MHYSHRLSSGRLAQIVGTFVLIPVLILAVAGFWMSKTEHLFEPKYHLLASLSKSYGLEPGAPVVVSGIRVGRVKQVDLNDRGTVDLTLQLSARYQDMVKGNSELHITKSGVVVGQTQVEIGAGTASSPVLTDGAIIRAVEPRDIGDLLNEVEPVLMAVKQTLLRVETITQDLQGGLKAGGKALEQVAVATQDLPAVVASVQRTIASVEQTATALPAMTGSVQRTLAVVDRVTADMQRTTSRLPAILDSAQSTLTSVKRLSDSVEEVSHELLPVVHTAETTLADVSILVRGAKQTFPFNRFAQNAGPAPKPETALSPTAPPSLRGDHLRR; encoded by the coding sequence ATGCACTATTCACATCGCTTATCCAGCGGGCGGTTGGCTCAGATTGTCGGCACATTCGTGCTGATTCCCGTCCTGATCCTGGCGGTGGCCGGCTTCTGGATGTCGAAGACGGAACATCTCTTCGAGCCGAAGTACCACTTGCTGGCCAGCCTCAGCAAGTCGTACGGTCTCGAGCCGGGCGCGCCGGTTGTCGTATCGGGGATTCGGGTCGGGCGGGTGAAGCAGGTGGATCTCAACGATCGCGGGACGGTCGATCTGACGCTGCAACTGTCGGCCCGCTACCAGGACATGGTGAAGGGCAATTCGGAACTGCATATTACCAAGAGCGGTGTCGTGGTCGGCCAGACCCAAGTCGAGATCGGGGCGGGTACCGCCAGCAGCCCCGTGTTGACCGATGGCGCGATCATTCGCGCGGTTGAGCCGAGAGATATCGGGGACCTGCTCAATGAGGTTGAACCGGTGCTGATGGCAGTGAAGCAGACGTTGCTGCGTGTCGAAACCATTACGCAGGATCTGCAGGGCGGGTTGAAAGCCGGCGGCAAAGCTCTGGAGCAGGTGGCGGTGGCGACGCAGGATTTGCCGGCGGTCGTGGCATCCGTCCAACGCACCATCGCCTCGGTCGAGCAAACGGCGACTGCGCTTCCCGCCATGACCGGCTCAGTTCAGCGCACGCTGGCGGTGGTGGATCGTGTCACGGCAGACATGCAGCGGACGACCAGTCGCTTGCCGGCTATCTTGGACAGTGCTCAATCCACACTCACCAGTGTGAAGCGCCTCTCCGATTCCGTGGAGGAGGTGAGCCATGAGCTGCTGCCGGTCGTTCACACGGCGGAAACTACGCTGGCAGACGTCTCCATCCTGGTGCGTGGCGCAAAGCAGACCTTTCCCTTTAACCGATTCGCGCAGAACGCCGGGCCGGCGCCGAAGCCGGAGACCGCCTTGTCACCCACGGCTCCCCCGAGTTTGCGCGGAGATCACCTGCGTCGATGA
- a CDS encoding ABC transporter permease → MIEWVGRKAIAGYTYLAALAALFTQAVLDLVLPTRQGRGETRRVLVRQILFTGVDALPVTTVIALLLGIIIVTQAGTQLPRLGAGGLVGSIIVVTVIRELGPLITAFIVVGRSGTAIATELGNMSVTREVVALRLMGISISRFVIMPRMVGMVLSMLCLTLYFDVVAVLGGYLIADAQLTIPFYAFVESITKALSTTDVLMTAIKGLSFGSAVAAICCYHGLAVRSSFTEVPQQTTRAMINSFVLCLLIDVVVTVPLYL, encoded by the coding sequence ATGATCGAGTGGGTGGGGCGTAAGGCCATCGCGGGGTATACGTATCTGGCGGCGCTGGCGGCACTCTTTACGCAAGCCGTGCTGGACCTCGTGCTCCCCACACGCCAAGGCCGTGGGGAGACGCGGCGGGTACTCGTCAGGCAGATTCTGTTCACGGGGGTCGATGCGTTGCCCGTGACGACCGTTATCGCGCTCCTGCTCGGCATCATCATCGTCACGCAGGCCGGGACACAGCTTCCGAGGCTCGGGGCCGGTGGCCTGGTGGGGAGCATCATCGTCGTGACCGTCATTCGCGAACTGGGCCCGTTGATTACGGCGTTCATTGTGGTCGGGCGGTCAGGAACGGCCATCGCGACGGAGTTGGGCAACATGTCCGTGACACGCGAGGTGGTGGCGCTTCGGCTCATGGGGATTTCCATCAGCCGATTTGTCATTATGCCTCGTATGGTCGGCATGGTCCTCTCGATGCTCTGTTTGACGCTGTATTTCGATGTGGTGGCGGTGTTGGGGGGCTATCTCATCGCCGACGCGCAACTGACCATTCCGTTTTATGCGTTCGTCGAGAGCATCACGAAGGCGTTGTCGACGACGGATGTCCTGATGACGGCCATCAAAGGATTGTCATTCGGGTCGGCCGTGGCGGCCATCTGTTGTTACCATGGCCTGGCTGTCCGGTCCTCCTTTACCGAAGTGCCGCAGCAAACGACCCGGGCGATGATCAATTCATTTGTCCTCTGTCTGCTGATCGATGTCGTCGTCACGGTGCCGTTGTACCTATGA
- a CDS encoding PilZ domain-containing protein, producing MHDRTIRSAMDQSNNLSSARIELRQHQRCVVPPACLLSFAPFAPTISFNGDAEGEGVVINLSAGGCKISSDAGVTVGDAMSLIILLPGELCPTTIDLALVRWGRDLHFGVEFVSMGTTEFNRIRQFLASTGPE from the coding sequence GTGCACGATCGCACCATCCGCTCCGCCATGGATCAATCCAACAACCTCTCTTCTGCGCGCATTGAACTCCGGCAACACCAGCGGTGTGTTGTGCCCCCGGCATGCCTGCTCTCGTTCGCACCCTTTGCTCCGACCATCAGTTTTAACGGTGATGCGGAAGGTGAAGGCGTCGTCATCAACCTGTCCGCCGGTGGTTGCAAAATCAGCAGCGACGCGGGTGTGACTGTGGGAGATGCGATGTCGTTGATCATCCTCCTTCCGGGGGAACTGTGCCCGACCACCATAGATCTGGCCCTGGTGCGATGGGGTCGGGATCTACATTTTGGTGTGGAATTTGTCTCCATGGGGACAACCGAATTCAATCGGATCCGCCAGTTTCTCGCATCCACCGGTCCCGAATAG
- a CDS encoding tetratricopeptide repeat protein, which translates to MIVKRHGCSSGFWGVILSLLLGCAATPPPPSVPAPRPLSTQVESLRMQGDRWMIRGDLARAGEAYEEARRLAESLDDMKGLVGALNDLGSVALGRGAGREAIQLHGRAVSLAQQFGETDLLIAGLASLGAAEYQEGRTEEADRRYQQALDLLQRAADQRTEAMLRNNFGLIRQATGDVGQAEQLFRQAMALNQAAGHPAAEASNHVNLGILAEERREYEVAEREFERALELDKTAERRAEIAADLLRLGRVAERRGFPDRGLAYSERAYRSYLAQGNQAQAIAAITFALDCARRLGLVEEVARLEKELIRLTGSRSGR; encoded by the coding sequence ATGATTGTGAAGCGGCATGGATGTTCCTCGGGTTTCTGGGGGGTGATATTGTCTCTCCTGCTCGGGTGCGCCGCTACGCCGCCACCGCCTTCCGTTCCCGCGCCCAGGCCTCTAAGCACTCAGGTCGAGTCCCTGCGCATGCAAGGAGATCGTTGGATGATCCGGGGGGACTTGGCCCGTGCCGGGGAGGCCTATGAAGAGGCTCGCCGGCTGGCCGAAAGTCTGGATGATATGAAAGGGCTCGTCGGGGCCTTGAACGATCTTGGGTCTGTTGCGCTTGGCCGTGGGGCCGGGCGTGAGGCGATCCAGCTTCATGGGCGGGCCGTCTCCCTGGCGCAACAATTCGGAGAGACGGACCTCTTGATCGCTGGTCTCGCATCGTTGGGGGCGGCAGAATATCAAGAGGGGCGGACTGAGGAGGCAGACCGGCGCTATCAACAGGCGCTGGATCTCCTTCAGCGGGCAGCAGACCAGCGTACCGAAGCGATGCTCCGGAATAATTTCGGACTGATCCGGCAGGCGACCGGTGATGTCGGACAGGCAGAACAATTGTTCCGGCAGGCGATGGCCCTGAATCAGGCCGCGGGGCACCCCGCTGCCGAGGCCAGCAATCATGTGAACCTGGGGATTCTGGCGGAGGAGCGCCGCGAGTACGAAGTCGCGGAACGGGAATTTGAGCGCGCTCTGGAGTTGGACAAGACTGCGGAGCGCCGGGCGGAGATTGCTGCCGATCTTCTGCGGCTAGGCCGGGTTGCAGAACGGCGGGGATTTCCCGATCGTGGGCTGGCCTATTCCGAGCGGGCCTACCGTAGTTATCTGGCGCAAGGGAATCAGGCTCAGGCGATTGCGGCGATCACCTTTGCGTTGGACTGTGCGAGGAGATTGGGGCTGGTTGAGGAGGTTGCTCGGCTGGAGAAGGAGCTGATCCGTCTGACCGGTTCCCGTTCCGGGCGATAG
- a CDS encoding cysteine rich repeat-containing protein produces MRVDCGVLRKAMGIVVLSGLAVELFGFYEPAWSASDPATAAGQDQSAVPPESSGSPGAGAKEKGFGGHRMRKACAEDVKQLCPGVKAGEGRIAQCLKAHAAELSQTCSEMIRQRGQHR; encoded by the coding sequence ATGCGGGTTGATTGTGGGGTTCTAAGAAAGGCGATGGGGATTGTGGTCTTGAGCGGACTGGCGGTCGAGCTGTTTGGCTTCTATGAACCCGCCTGGTCGGCATCCGATCCAGCAACGGCAGCTGGCCAGGACCAATCCGCTGTTCCGCCCGAGTCTTCCGGCAGTCCTGGAGCAGGGGCTAAGGAAAAAGGCTTTGGGGGCCATCGCATGCGAAAGGCCTGCGCCGAGGATGTGAAACAACTCTGCCCGGGCGTCAAAGCGGGAGAAGGGCGAATCGCTCAGTGCTTGAAGGCGCATGCCGCGGAACTCTCGCAAACCTGCTCCGAAATGATTCGGCAACGCGGCCAGCACCGGTAG
- a CDS encoding acyl-CoA desaturase, giving the protein MIAVPGYGLVYGYSWLDWTMFAILYVVTGLGITVGYHRLLTHRSFECPDWVKGCLLVAGGWALQNSGAKWTADHLRHHAHCDDPADPYNAKRGFWYSHCGWLLDPVPCNDERFGSRVMQDRVAMWQHRYYAAIVLVGLALPFVVGFLHNGWKGGIGGFMLAGVGRTFAVLNSTFCINSVCHLWGEQPYGTADSSRNSWFVSLLTFGEGYHNYHHTYPSDYRNGPLWYNFDPSKWLIYTLWKLGLASSLRTASSGH; this is encoded by the coding sequence ATGATCGCGGTGCCTGGCTATGGACTGGTCTACGGCTACTCCTGGCTGGATTGGACGATGTTCGCCATCCTCTATGTGGTGACTGGACTGGGGATCACTGTGGGCTACCACCGGTTGCTGACCCATCGCAGTTTCGAATGTCCCGACTGGGTGAAGGGCTGTCTATTGGTGGCGGGGGGTTGGGCGCTCCAGAACTCCGGCGCGAAATGGACAGCCGATCATTTGCGACACCATGCGCACTGCGACGATCCGGCCGATCCCTATAACGCCAAACGGGGGTTCTGGTACAGCCACTGCGGCTGGCTGCTCGATCCGGTGCCATGCAACGATGAACGATTCGGCTCCCGCGTCATGCAGGACCGGGTCGCGATGTGGCAACACCGCTACTATGCGGCGATCGTCCTCGTCGGCCTGGCTCTCCCCTTTGTCGTAGGCTTCCTGCATAACGGCTGGAAGGGCGGAATCGGTGGCTTCATGCTGGCCGGCGTCGGACGCACCTTTGCCGTACTGAACTCCACCTTCTGCATCAACTCAGTCTGCCACCTGTGGGGCGAGCAGCCCTACGGTACAGCCGATTCCAGTCGCAACTCCTGGTTTGTCTCACTGCTGACCTTCGGCGAGGGGTACCACAACTATCACCACACCTATCCGAGCGACTATCGCAACGGGCCGCTGTGGTACAACTTTGACCCGTCAAAGTGGTTGATCTACACCTTATGGAAGTTAGGACTCGCCTCCTCGCTCCGGACGGCCTCTTCCGGTCACTAA
- a CDS encoding PilZ domain-containing protein produces MDGTTGQGQFSVDLRQHPRLRVSAPFVCSFSRLGLAKWLGRGGDGIGVVFDVSMRGAKVMSESGIQRGDRVSVTLALPNQVSPMTVEEATVRWEKEQVYGLEFVDLSPVAEMRLRKFITIATKPGA; encoded by the coding sequence ATGGATGGCACTACGGGACAGGGACAGTTCTCCGTCGATTTGCGGCAGCATCCTCGTTTGCGCGTCTCGGCACCGTTCGTCTGTTCCTTTTCCCGCCTTGGCTTGGCTAAATGGCTTGGGCGCGGGGGGGACGGCATCGGGGTCGTGTTCGATGTGTCGATGCGAGGGGCCAAAGTGATGAGTGAGTCCGGTATTCAGCGCGGCGACAGGGTCTCGGTGACGCTTGCTTTGCCCAATCAGGTGTCGCCGATGACGGTGGAGGAAGCGACGGTGCGCTGGGAGAAAGAGCAGGTGTACGGATTAGAGTTTGTCGATCTGTCACCAGTGGCCGAGATGCGCTTGCGAAAGTTCATTACCATCGCGACGAAGCCGGGGGCATAA
- the arfB gene encoding alternative ribosome rescue aminoacyl-tRNA hydrolase ArfB: MLSISTHVTIPDEEIELTAVRAQGAGGQHVNKVSSAIHLRFNILASSLPPFYKERLLALRDHRISRDGTIIIKAQDSRSQERNRALALDRLQELIQSVAVLRLPRRPTKPTKGSTQRRLDSKTKRARLKSLRGKPDEQ; the protein is encoded by the coding sequence ATGTTGTCTATTTCAACGCATGTGACCATTCCGGACGAGGAGATCGAATTGACCGCTGTGCGGGCGCAAGGCGCAGGCGGGCAGCATGTCAATAAGGTTTCCTCCGCGATCCATCTTCGATTCAATATTCTCGCGTCTTCCCTTCCGCCGTTCTACAAAGAGCGACTGCTGGCCTTGCGGGACCATAGAATCTCGCGTGACGGCACCATTATTATTAAGGCGCAGGACTCACGGAGCCAGGAGCGCAACCGTGCGTTGGCGTTGGATCGTCTGCAGGAATTGATTCAGTCAGTGGCGGTGCTGCGTCTGCCGCGTCGTCCGACAAAGCCGACGAAGGGATCGACCCAAAGAAGGCTGGACAGCAAGACCAAGCGGGCGCGTCTGAAATCGTTGCGGGGAAAGCCGGACGAGCAGTAG
- a CDS encoding PilZ domain-containing protein — protein MEQTKTPRKSRRVAADCRLEFTGEDEVDGEAEVLDVSSTGCMAKSDNRMSPGLHMKVALFLSDGHEWPVRVDEAVVRWARGGEFGVEFLAMRPAQLQRIQQFVIKARPLS, from the coding sequence GTGGAACAGACGAAAACGCCGCGAAAATCTCGTCGGGTCGCAGCCGATTGCCGATTGGAATTTACCGGGGAGGATGAGGTGGATGGGGAGGCGGAGGTGTTGGATGTCTCTTCGACCGGCTGTATGGCCAAGTCGGATAACAGGATGTCACCGGGACTTCATATGAAGGTGGCTTTATTTCTGTCGGATGGGCATGAATGGCCGGTCCGAGTGGATGAAGCCGTGGTTCGATGGGCGCGAGGCGGGGAGTTCGGTGTGGAGTTTCTGGCGATGCGCCCTGCCCAACTCCAGCGCATCCAGCAGTTCGTCATCAAGGCCAGGCCGTTGTCATAG
- a CDS encoding ABC transporter ATP-binding protein produces the protein MNEAALVLEQVRTPMAGSPHVLDVDLRIAADEFVVLVGPSRSGKSLVIELAAGLVRPEAGRVVLLGHEWNDTSESEQTPVRLRVGTVLQQPGLLSNMTLFHNVLLPLRYHHGAMPERSREQAVMAQLERLGVAPMRDRFPAELNQGEVRRAAIARALMLDPEVLLLDDPVAGLDAEMVLALKACVEERRAHHPLTVVAALRAFSPFIEGADRLVVLRDGRVEADGARDTVARTVPEMLRKYVE, from the coding sequence ATGAATGAGGCAGCCCTCGTTCTGGAGCAGGTCCGGACGCCGATGGCGGGCAGTCCTCATGTTCTCGATGTCGATCTGAGGATTGCCGCGGACGAGTTCGTCGTGCTGGTGGGGCCGAGCCGCTCGGGGAAAAGCCTGGTGATCGAGCTGGCAGCGGGGTTGGTGCGACCGGAAGCCGGTCGGGTGGTTCTGCTGGGGCATGAGTGGAACGATACCTCGGAGAGTGAGCAGACTCCCGTGCGGCTTCGAGTGGGGACTGTGCTGCAACAGCCGGGGTTGTTGAGCAATATGACCCTCTTTCATAACGTGCTTCTGCCGCTCCGGTACCATCATGGAGCGATGCCGGAGCGGAGTCGGGAGCAAGCCGTGATGGCGCAGCTGGAACGACTGGGCGTCGCGCCGATGCGAGACCGGTTTCCTGCCGAGCTCAATCAAGGCGAAGTACGTAGAGCGGCCATTGCGCGGGCTTTGATGTTGGACCCCGAGGTGCTGCTCCTGGACGATCCCGTGGCCGGCCTGGATGCCGAGATGGTGTTGGCGCTCAAGGCCTGCGTCGAAGAACGTCGGGCTCACCATCCGCTGACCGTGGTCGCAGCCTTACGTGCCTTTTCTCCGTTTATCGAGGGGGCGGATCGTCTGGTCGTGCTTCGCGACGGCCGCGTGGAAGCCGATGGGGCCCGTGATACGGTGGCCCGCACCGTTCCTGAGATGCTCAGAAAGTATGTGGAATAG